A region from the Bradyrhizobium erythrophlei genome encodes:
- the rdgB gene encoding RdgB/HAM1 family non-canonical purine NTP pyrophosphatase — protein MHRRITGKLVVATHNPGKLAEMRELLAPHGIEAISAGELGLGEPDETGDTFLVNARIKAVAAAEAAQLPAFADDSGLVVDTLDGAPGILSARWAGPAKDFGAAMSRIERLLQERGAKEPAQRKAHFVSALCVAWPDGHLEEVEARADGTLVWPPRGTAGFGYDPMFLPDGHGRTFGEMTSIEKHGLPPLGLGLSHRARAFVKLAEICLD, from the coding sequence ATGCACCGCCGAATCACAGGCAAGCTCGTGGTCGCGACCCATAATCCCGGCAAGCTCGCCGAGATGCGGGAACTGCTGGCGCCGCACGGCATCGAGGCGATCTCGGCCGGCGAGCTCGGCCTCGGCGAGCCCGACGAGACCGGCGACACGTTCCTCGTCAACGCGCGGATCAAGGCGGTCGCCGCCGCCGAGGCCGCGCAGCTGCCGGCCTTCGCCGACGATTCCGGCCTTGTGGTCGACACGCTCGACGGCGCGCCCGGAATCCTTTCCGCGCGCTGGGCCGGCCCGGCCAAGGATTTTGGCGCGGCGATGAGCCGGATCGAACGGCTGCTGCAGGAGCGCGGCGCCAAGGAACCCGCGCAGCGAAAGGCGCATTTCGTCTCGGCGCTGTGCGTGGCCTGGCCGGACGGCCATCTCGAGGAGGTCGAGGCGCGCGCCGATGGAACCCTCGTGTGGCCGCCACGCGGCACCGCCGGTTTCGGTTACGATCCAATGTTCCTGCCCGACGGCCATGGCCGCACCTTCGGCGAGATGACCTCTATCGAGAAGCACGGCCTGCCGCCGCTGGGCCTGGGGCTGTCGCACCGCGCCCGCGCCTTTGTAAAACTGGCGGAGATCTGCCTTGACTAG
- the rph gene encoding ribonuclease PH translates to MRPSRRAPDELRAVSLERGVVKYAEGSCMVKFGDTHVLVTATLEERLPPWLKGQGRGWVTAEYGMLPRATLERTRREASAGKQNGRTVEIQRLIGRSLRATVDLEALGERQITVDCDVLQADGGTRTASITGAWVALADCIGWMKARNMLKTNVLRDNVAAISCGIYNGTPVLDLDYAEDSEADTDANFVMTGDGRIVEVQGTAEKTPFSQDEFLALMALARKGVARLVDLQKMAVA, encoded by the coding sequence ATGCGCCCAAGCCGCCGAGCGCCGGATGAACTGCGCGCCGTGTCGCTGGAACGCGGCGTGGTCAAATATGCCGAGGGTTCCTGCATGGTCAAATTCGGCGACACCCACGTGCTGGTGACGGCCACTCTGGAAGAGCGGCTGCCGCCCTGGCTGAAGGGCCAGGGCCGCGGCTGGGTCACGGCCGAATACGGCATGCTGCCGCGGGCGACGCTGGAACGCACCCGCCGCGAGGCGAGTGCCGGCAAGCAAAACGGCCGCACCGTGGAAATCCAGCGCCTGATCGGCCGCTCGCTGCGCGCCACCGTCGACCTGGAAGCACTGGGCGAGCGCCAGATCACCGTGGATTGCGACGTGCTGCAGGCCGATGGCGGCACCCGCACCGCGTCGATCACCGGTGCCTGGGTTGCGCTCGCCGACTGCATCGGCTGGATGAAGGCCCGCAACATGCTCAAGACCAACGTGCTGCGCGACAACGTCGCCGCGATCTCCTGCGGCATCTATAACGGCACCCCGGTGCTCGACCTCGATTATGCCGAGGATTCCGAGGCCGACACCGACGCCAATTTCGTCATGACCGGCGACGGCCGCATCGTCGAGGTGCAAGGCACCGCGGAAAAAACTCCGTTCTCGCAGGACGAGTTCCTGGCGCTGATGGCGCTGGCGCGCAAGGGCGTGGCGCGGCTGGTGGATTTGCAGAAAATGGCCGTGGCGTAG
- the hemW gene encoding radical SAM family heme chaperone HemW, with the protein MTSGGRTHGNRPAFGVYVHWPFCLSKCPYCDFNSHVRHEPIDEERFARAFAREIETSAARAPGREVSSIFLGGGTPSLMKPQTVGAILDAIGRHWHVADDVEVTLEANPTSVEATRFAGYRAAGVNRVSLGVQALDDASLKALGRLHTAREALDAVAIARQIFERYSFDLIYARPDQTPEMWTTELKHAIAEAAEHLSLYQLTIEEGTPFFGLHAAGKLKTPDEALARALYDVTQEVCSSHGLPSYEISNHARAGAECKHNLVYWRGEEYAGIGPGAHGRLDIDGVRHAIATEKRPEAWLMRVEANGHGVVTDDLLNSEERADEFLLMGLRLAEGIDPRRYAALSGRALDPRRIAVLREEGAIVVDDNGRLRVTQAGFPVLDAVVADLAA; encoded by the coding sequence TTGACTAGCGGCGGGCGCACGCACGGGAACAGGCCGGCCTTCGGCGTCTACGTGCACTGGCCGTTCTGCCTGTCGAAATGTCCGTATTGCGATTTCAACAGCCACGTCCGGCATGAGCCGATCGACGAGGAACGTTTCGCGCGGGCCTTCGCCCGCGAGATCGAGACGTCAGCTGCGCGCGCGCCGGGCCGCGAAGTATCGTCGATCTTCCTTGGCGGCGGCACGCCGTCCTTGATGAAGCCGCAGACCGTAGGCGCCATCCTCGACGCGATCGGCAGGCACTGGCACGTTGCCGACGATGTCGAAGTCACGCTCGAAGCCAACCCGACCAGCGTCGAGGCCACGCGATTCGCCGGCTATCGCGCGGCCGGCGTCAATCGAGTCTCGCTCGGCGTGCAGGCGCTGGACGACGCCTCGCTCAAGGCGCTGGGACGCCTGCACACCGCGCGCGAAGCGCTCGATGCGGTCGCGATCGCGCGCCAAATCTTCGAGCGCTATTCGTTCGACCTGATCTATGCGCGGCCCGACCAGACGCCCGAAATGTGGACGACCGAACTGAAGCACGCGATCGCGGAAGCCGCCGAGCATCTATCGCTCTACCAGCTCACCATCGAGGAAGGCACGCCGTTCTTCGGCCTGCACGCCGCCGGCAAACTGAAAACCCCGGATGAGGCGCTCGCGCGCGCGCTGTATGACGTGACGCAGGAGGTCTGCAGCAGCCACGGCCTGCCGTCCTACGAGATTTCCAATCACGCCCGCGCGGGCGCCGAATGCAAACATAATCTCGTCTACTGGCGCGGCGAGGAATATGCCGGCATCGGCCCCGGCGCGCATGGGCGGCTGGATATCGACGGGGTCAGGCACGCGATCGCGACCGAAAAGCGCCCCGAGGCGTGGCTGATGCGCGTCGAGGCCAATGGCCACGGCGTCGTGACCGACGATCTCCTCAACAGCGAAGAGCGCGCCGACGAATTTCTGCTGATGGGCCTGCGACTCGCGGAAGGCATCGACCCCCGCCGTTATGCCGCGCTGTCCGGCCGCGCGCTCGATCCGCGCCGCATCGCGGTGCTGCGCGAAGAGGGCGCCATTGTCGTCGACGACAACGGACGCCTGCGCGTCACGCAGGCCGGTTTTCCCGTGCTCGATGCCGTGGTCGCGGATCTCGCGGCGTAG